The Bombus pascuorum chromosome 13, iyBomPasc1.1, whole genome shotgun sequence nucleotide sequence GTGCCCCCTGCCATCATGGGCGGCTACGTTCCACCCGGACCACGGTTCAGATGTCCCAAAGAACCAAAGTACGTCTATCCTTGCGTGTGCGTTCGTGGCAGTGACAGAGGCCTTTATGTTCGTTGCGAGAACACCAATTTGGCAAGTTTGAGCTTGGCCTTCTCCAATTTGGGCAACGAGGGCACACCGATCGAGGAACTTGTTCTCTACAAATGCAACATAGGTAAGCTAGCTTGCTGTTTCTCGGAGAAACGCGTTTACGCTTCGTAAATACGTGGAACAAGATTCTCGAGCTACCTTGCAAATCGCTTTCGTTATGTTACGATCAAAGGACGTTTTTACGGGCCCGCTCTCTACCCTCTGGACGTTCGAGTGTTAAGGTTCATCGACACTCCGTTGAGACTGATAGAAGAACATAGCTTTCTCGGCGTGAACAGAACTCTGCAAGAACTCTACGTGATAAACAGCACTCTAGAGAAATTCCCGCGTCAGGCGTTGCAAATTTTAGGGAATCTGAGTATACTGAGTATCGTTGGCCATCGAATCTCCACTCTACCGGTGGACAGCTTCGCTGACAGCATCGCGGCTGctaaaatcgaaaaattggAGATCAGCAACGGTACTGTACCATTTTGCGCGCGAGCAAATCGTATCGTACGAATTGCGTATCTCCGGTTTCCTACAGTTATTTTACTGTTGCAGGCACTCTGACTTCTTTGCCCGTGGAAGCGTTGACTCCTCTGAAGAAACTGAAGAAATTAGATCTTCACGACAACGAGATTAAGGAGCTGAAGAGGAATCAATTCAAGGGTTTGAGGGACACGGAATATCTAGATCTGTCCCACAATCAGATTAACAAGCTCGATGGATCTCATTTGGCCGACTTAACGAAGATGGGCTGGTGCAATTTGTCTCACAATGCCATTTCAGATCTAAAGAGGTAAACCGTTTGTCAATGCTTTCCGTGCTACGCTAACGGCACTTTGTTTGTTCCCTATGTGAAACAGATATGAACAAACGACGAAAACGCGTCGATCAATCGACGAATATCTTTGTCTATAGGGGAACATTCGCGAGAAACTCGCTGCTGAAGGTGCTCAATCTGAGCCACAATAAAATCAGAAAACTCGACTCGAATACCTTCCGTGGCATGCGCTTCTTGATAAGATTGTACTTGAGCGACAATCAGATAAACGACGTTGGAAGAGGTACCTTTGGCCCTGTTACCAGGATAGGCACCATCGATCTGGCTaggaattttatcaaaaagatCGACTTCCAGATGTTTAATCAGCTACAGTTCGCAGAGGTACGAGTATCGTAGATATCCTAATTGAGAAATACTATTGATCGAGGTTTCGAGGACAATCCGAACAATTTATCGTGTAAAGCAGACGCGGACGAAAGATGTtcaatttgtttttcgttGCAGCTGTTGGACGTGTCCGAGAACTTTGTGACAGTGGTAGAAAAGCTGTCCTTCAAAGATCTTTACTTGGCGAAGATCAATTTATCTCGCAACGAGATTTCAAATATAGAACCAGGCGCCTTCGAAAACTGCGTCAACATCACGGTCCTGGATCTAAGTCACAACAAGctcgaaaatatttccagaTACTCGTTCGACAGTGCAACTTACGCGACGGAACTGCGATTGAGCTACAATCGATTCACCGCGGTCAACCAGGTCTCTTTCGGAGGCGAATAATTCGAGAATCGAAACCCTAAGAAATCCGCAGCGAAACGATCATTAATAATTGCAGGTGCCGCTGCACAACATGACCGGGCTGAAAGTTCTCAACGTGTCGCACAATTTGATCCATTCGGTGCCTCGTCAGACGTTTCCCAAGCTATACGAGCTGCATACGATCGATCTGTCCCATAACAACTTGTCCGAAATCCACAACGCCGTATTTCAGACTCTCTTCAGTCTTCGTTTCTTAAATCTATCGTACAATTCTCTGGAGAAGATAAAACCGTCCACGTTCGGTCCTCTGCCAACGCTCTTGGAGTTGGACATGAGTTACAATCAATTGAACGATATCGCTCGTGGCAGTTTAACCAGATTACCAAGCTGCAGGTAATCGGTGATTTTACAAACGAACGATTAAATAAGAAGATCGTTCGAATTCGCTTAAACTATCCAAAAACGAGGATGACCATAGAGCATTGAATAAAAAGTCGTGTTAACTTGCAGGAGCCTGTCCGTCAGGAATAATCGTTTGACCAAGATCTTCCAGTTGCCTATTTCTCTCGGTAGCCTAGATTTTTCCGAAAATTGGCTGGAGGAAATTCCAACGATGGACGTATGGCCCACGATGAACGCTCTTCTCTCGCTGGATCTTTCGGGGAATCGATTGGGCGATAACCTGAAACATGGCAGCTTCGAAAACCTGCTTACCTTGAGGACTTTGAACCTGCGGTCGAACAACATGACGAGGCCACCGTGGGAGGCACTAAGCACCCTAACTAGCTTGCAGTATCTTTATATGCAGGTTCAACGATCTTTTATATGCTATCATGAGTTAAGTTAATATCACGTTCCAACTTGACGAGCAAGGTGATTTAACTCAACGCCGACGATAATTTCAGCACAACCAGCTAACCGGATTAGGAAAGTCCGCGTTCGGACGTCTTCCAATAGTGTTCGAACTGAATCTAGCGAACAATCGGATATCGAACGTGAGCACTCGAGCTTTCGAGGGACTGTTGCAGTTGTTGACGCTGAATTTGACGAACAATAAACTTACCCACATCCCCAACGGAGCGTTTCAGAGTCTCGTCTCTTTGAGGTCTTTGGACCTTTCTCACAACAAGCTGGAAAGACTGGATAACAAAACTCACGGGCTTCTGGACGATTGTTTATCTCTGGAGAGGCTCAATCTCAGTCACAATAGGATATCTTTTATAACGAAGAAAACGTTTCCCAACGATCCTTGGATCCCTTATCGGTTGAAGGAAGTCGATCTTTCGTACAACACCATGCCTGTGCTGACGCACGAACTCACTGTAGGAACGAAAAAGTTGCAGTACTTGAATATCAGTCATAATAACATCAACGAGATTCGAAGATGTGAGTATACAGAAGGGTCCGCGAATTCATTTTCGTGATAAGCCAACAATAGTTtaacagaaaaaaaataagaaaaaattcaaaaaattggGATACGAAATGATCGAgctattacttttaatttaacatcttttcgttcttctcgaATATCCTAGACGTGATTGGGAATTTGACAGCGATACGAACGCTGGACCTCTCCTACAACGAGATCAACGACCTCTCAGAACCGGATATCTTTGATCCTCCGAAGAATTTGACTAATCTGTACCTGAGTCACAACCGTCTGACTCACGTACCCTTGAACAAGATCCTTCCGTTGCCAAAATTGAAGATTCTCGACGTGAAATCCAACTCGATCGGAGTGTTCAACGATATGTTCATGAAAATCATAGAAAATAGCACCAAGCTTCAGTATACTGGTAAGTATACTGATATCTCTCAACACACatagagtgagagagagagagagagagcaaaaTGTTAAATACGATTCTACccatcattatttttaataatcgcTAACGTCGTTAggaaattgttatatatatatattatttcgaatTGCTATTCAGGAAATCCGTTGCACTGCGACTGTTACGTGAGGCCCTTGAAACGATGGCTGAACGTTCATACCGAAATACCGAAGGAATGGTCGAACGTTAGCTGTGAAAGTCCGCGCTTCCTTGCCAACAAACTGCTGACCGAGGTGACGGAAGATCTGATGGCATGCGGTCAGAGGGAAGTGAAAGAGTATCCCGAGTTCGACATCACTCCGGACGTAAAGTATCGAAATCTCGAGTAGTACGTATTCCAGAAAAGAACGATCGATCTTGGATTCGCATAGATCGAAGCGTTGGCGCTTCCTTCACGTAGCTGTGATTATTTTGTAGCAACGAGGAGGACAAGAGTTGGAAGGCGACGTGGTACGTGACGTCGCGAGAAGACATCGGCGACTTTTACGTGGTGGTTCGCGAATCTGGAAGCAGCAAGTCGGCGATCGAGAAAGATCTGGTCTACAGCGAGAGGTCCTTTAAAATTCCAGAGTTACAGGATTCCGGGACAAAGTACGAGCTGTGCGTGCTGGCGAGAGACTCGGAGGGGAACGTGAAACATTTTCGAAGCTCTCAGTGTAGGATATTGGCGCAGCACGGGCTCGACTCTTCAACGTCGAGGTTCACAGTGAACGCGTTCCTGATTCTAATCGCCGTGTCCTTCGCTACTCTAGCGTGATGGCAGAAGAAAAGAGCGTCGCGACATCGTGCTAGATGTTTCGCGCGATTCTCTCGCTGCTCCCACGACTAACCGTGTAAATAACGATACGATCGTAAATCAATGTTCCGGCGTGGATCGTGGCTGTACATAGGTTGTGTTTTACCAGTACGCATCGCGAAGACGTTGACCGtcgtgtatttatttttgtaaaatatagtCGCTGATTGGTACTACGATTCTCGTTGTTCGCTCTGGACGAAGAAATATCACATGCTCGGGAGAGGCGCAGGCGATTTGTCGGCAAGGACTAAACCTAGATCGATCGGTCGCTATCGGGGACGATAGGAGACGATCGAGACGAAGGATAAAAAGAGTGGCGAGCAGGTAATTGGAGATCGTTAGGTGGTTGAGAGTTGTGGACGATTAGCGGACAATTTGTCTTAATAACTTTGGTCGTCTAATCCCACGAACCTAATTCCTCGCGGAGCGTTGTCCCGTCGTTAATAAAGGCGTTTCTCTCGCAGGCCCGCTTGAAAAAGTTCTCAAGGAAGTCAGCGGGCTCGCGAGCCGCGCGTAGTAAGATGATTTCATTATTCCGCGTGTTATAATTAGCATCCACGGTTATCCCGGAGGAAGAGGAACGGCTCGGGGCCTTTCTAATGAGGCCGAAGTCCCGTGGAAGTTGTCGCTTCCGCAAAACGATCCGCCAGGAAGATTAATAGCGTCAGCGTCGATCACGATCATCCACGCGACACGTTTCGCTCTGCTCCTCCTTCCTATCGTTCGCTCGATCGGCCATTATTCGGCCTTGTTCGGTGGTCTTCCTCGCGATGTCGCAGAATTCGCCAGATACGTAACAAGGAGGGACGTGACCATCCTGTTTCGTTGACGATTAACGGGACTTTGGATCGGTAAACGCGCAACGCGCACGATCGTTATCGCCTCTacgcaaagaaaaaagataatttactTTTTCGAGCATCCGCTCTTAGACAAGAAAAAAGTGGATTCTTgtggcaaaaaaaaaaaaaaaagaaaaagaaaaaagagaaaaagaaaaaaaagaaagaaaaaatgcaaAGGTATTTCCTCTCAAATATTTGAGGTACAACGTAATGCTTAAATTTTGGTTCCGAGCAAACGCTTCGAGGAAGAACCGTGTTCATCCTGCTCCGTTCTCCGAGCGAAGATCGTATCCTTGCATTTTCCCAAAGCGACGAAACGGTTTGCTTAAAAACCGACCGTGTAACACGGTAAAGAGTGTTTTAATGGTATCCTAAGATTTAGCCCGATTCTTTGAAAGAGCAGAACGATAAAAGGATTAAACGTACGACGTAAACGAGATAGCTTATCCACGGAGAATTTCTGAAAcacgaaaaaaagaacgacTCTTCGTTGAAATATCAAGAGATTTTACTTTTCGCTCCTTAGAACGCTAAGTAATTTCTTCGGTACGGAATAATGATCTGCGACAACTAGAAACGGATAAATTGGATTACGCGAGGAAGGATGAGATCCGAGTAGGACAAGACGGAACCGAATCTTTCTCCCCCTCCTTTCTTTCGTTATCTCTCCGTCTTGTCGCTGATCTTGTTGTTTGCGCTGTTAGCGCAAGGTAGGAATGGATCCTTGATAACACGTTACCGGAAATGTCGCAGACTTTCGTGCGATCGCTTTAATTATCGAATGTTTTTCGAGGCAGTCCCCGAGGATGGGGCCCAATTAGCATGGAGCCGTGGCGGTCGTTACCGAGCCAAACGATTTCTCGTAGCGAGCGTAATCGCAATCGGTTGCTCGTTACGAAATCCTTGGACACTTTCACCTCGAGGCCTGGAGTATGGCGTGGCTCGTCCAGGTACCGTACACGAGAGT carries:
- the LOC132913245 gene encoding insulin-like growth factor-binding protein complex acid labile subunit — translated: MVNWSSDEYVTRRRRLSSCFQNVLSVREPQYKMILFPLLWVLIVPPAIMGGYVPPGPRFRCPKEPKYVYPCVCVRGSDRGLYVRCENTNLASLSLAFSNLGNEGTPIEELVLYKCNIGRFYGPALYPLDVRVLRFIDTPLRLIEEHSFLGVNRTLQELYVINSTLEKFPRQALQILGNLSILSIVGHRISTLPVDSFADSIAAAKIEKLEISNGTLTSLPVEALTPLKKLKKLDLHDNEIKELKRNQFKGLRDTEYLDLSHNQINKLDGSHLADLTKMGWCNLSHNAISDLKRGTFARNSLLKVLNLSHNKIRKLDSNTFRGMRFLIRLYLSDNQINDVGRGTFGPVTRIGTIDLARNFIKKIDFQMFNQLQFAELLDVSENFVTVVEKLSFKDLYLAKINLSRNEISNIEPGAFENCVNITVLDLSHNKLENISRYSFDSATYATELRLSYNRFTAVNQVPLHNMTGLKVLNVSHNLIHSVPRQTFPKLYELHTIDLSHNNLSEIHNAVFQTLFSLRFLNLSYNSLEKIKPSTFGPLPTLLELDMSYNQLNDIARGSLTRLPSCRSLSVRNNRLTKIFQLPISLGSLDFSENWLEEIPTMDVWPTMNALLSLDLSGNRLGDNLKHGSFENLLTLRTLNLRSNNMTRPPWEALSTLTSLQYLYMQHNQLTGLGKSAFGRLPIVFELNLANNRISNVSTRAFEGLLQLLTLNLTNNKLTHIPNGAFQSLVSLRSLDLSHNKLERLDNKTHGLLDDCLSLERLNLSHNRISFITKKTFPNDPWIPYRLKEVDLSYNTMPVLTHELTVGTKKLQYLNISHNNINEIRRYVIGNLTAIRTLDLSYNEINDLSEPDIFDPPKNLTNLYLSHNRLTHVPLNKILPLPKLKILDVKSNSIGVFNDMFMKIIENSTKLQYTGNPLHCDCYVRPLKRWLNVHTEIPKEWSNVSCESPRFLANKLLTEVTEDLMACGQREVKEYPEFDITPDVKYRNLEYNEEDKSWKATWYVTSREDIGDFYVVVRESGSSKSAIEKDLVYSERSFKIPELQDSGTKYELCVLARDSEGNVKHFRSSQCRILAQHGLDSSTSRFTVNAFLILIAVSFATLA